The following proteins are co-located in the Echinicola sp. 20G genome:
- a CDS encoding SPOR domain-containing protein, whose product MISKYLVGSCLMVALMVSGMNAAWAQLSKDEKKALKKELKRMTPEQLRQMQEMQQSQKVSIMELEKENKQLQEEVISKSEDLEILQKRHEELEEKYTSAMMEDAHEELHGEAPAKLTGKWSEGVVFRVQIGALTKEEYGQEIPSGFSMDVEEKDNLKRMLLGYYRDYDEANTFKKLMRKLGIRTAWIVPYKDGKRVPLKEVLGTVVD is encoded by the coding sequence ATGATTTCGAAATACCTTGTAGGATCATGCTTGATGGTGGCACTGATGGTGTCTGGAATGAACGCAGCTTGGGCACAACTTTCCAAAGATGAAAAGAAGGCCTTGAAAAAAGAACTTAAACGCATGACCCCAGAGCAGTTGCGCCAAATGCAGGAAATGCAGCAGTCTCAAAAGGTGAGTATCATGGAGCTGGAAAAGGAAAACAAGCAGCTCCAAGAGGAAGTGATCAGCAAGTCAGAAGATCTGGAAATTCTTCAAAAACGTCATGAGGAGTTGGAAGAAAAATATACCAGCGCCATGATGGAAGATGCCCATGAAGAATTGCATGGTGAAGCTCCTGCCAAGCTTACGGGCAAATGGAGTGAAGGAGTTGTTTTTCGGGTACAGATAGGTGCCTTGACGAAGGAGGAATACGGTCAGGAAATTCCCTCAGGATTTAGCATGGACGTAGAGGAAAAGGACAATCTGAAAAGAATGCTCTTGGGATATTATCGCGACTATGACGAGGCAAATACTTTTAAAAAGCTAATGAGAAAGCTTGGAATCCGTACCGCTTGGATTGTCCCTTATAAAGATGGCAAAAGAGTGCCGCTCAAAGAAGTTTTGGGTACCGTAGTGGATTGA
- a CDS encoding SusD/RagB family nutrient-binding outer membrane lipoprotein gives MKNILGILLLVVGLASCQNLEEMNINPNLPTETHPQLLLTNIEWDAFRAYRGTSPLYALKMLVQTDGENTNQYYKWDRGSYGDYGVLRNVTKMIEEGERINDPSYVALGKFFRAYYFYNLTLTFGDVPYSSALQGETAENYAPVYDDQKTVFEGILAELKEANAILEANNNIIAGDIIYGGDMLSWRKLINAFRLKVLQTLSEKEGEVNLSEFASIYQNQPLMENVEESGQLVFLDQQSNRYPTFNSSGFSSGMYMDSTFVQRLQEREDPRLFIYCTQTKSAKEAGKAIDDFSAYEGGDPAAPYAEVNEKATQGNVSKVNDRYHRDPVNEPYMLLGYSEQQLILAEAAVKGWISADPQALYESAVKASFKFYEMYSENYGSYVTEEAANNYLAKPINNFASAMSEEEQVQLIIMQKYLQSFFQLGWTSFYDHHRTGGYPSFRRPAGVEIPYRWIYPQSEYNYNAENVTAAITRQFGEGNDQIDEMTWWLE, from the coding sequence ATGAAAAATATATTAGGTATTCTTTTATTAGTCGTTGGGTTGGCCTCTTGTCAGAACCTAGAGGAGATGAACATCAATCCCAACTTGCCTACAGAAACGCACCCGCAGCTTTTGCTGACCAATATCGAATGGGATGCCTTTAGGGCTTACCGCGGAACTTCTCCTTTGTACGCATTAAAAATGTTGGTGCAGACGGATGGTGAAAATACCAACCAATATTATAAGTGGGACAGAGGTAGTTATGGTGACTATGGTGTGCTCAGAAATGTGACCAAGATGATAGAGGAAGGAGAGAGAATCAATGATCCTTCTTATGTGGCTTTGGGTAAATTCTTTAGAGCTTACTATTTCTATAACCTGACTTTGACCTTTGGTGATGTTCCATATTCATCTGCTCTTCAAGGTGAAACTGCTGAAAACTATGCTCCAGTGTACGATGACCAGAAGACGGTTTTTGAAGGGATCTTGGCTGAATTAAAAGAAGCCAATGCTATTCTGGAAGCTAATAATAACATTATAGCCGGTGATATTATTTACGGCGGTGATATGTTGAGCTGGAGAAAGTTGATCAACGCTTTCAGATTGAAAGTATTACAAACACTATCTGAGAAAGAAGGTGAGGTTAATCTAAGTGAATTTGCTTCCATCTACCAGAATCAGCCTTTGATGGAGAATGTGGAAGAAAGCGGCCAGTTGGTTTTCTTGGATCAGCAAAGCAACCGTTATCCTACTTTTAACAGTAGTGGATTTAGCTCTGGGATGTATATGGATTCCACTTTCGTCCAAAGATTGCAAGAGAGAGAAGATCCAAGATTGTTTATCTATTGTACGCAGACAAAATCAGCTAAGGAAGCTGGCAAAGCCATTGATGATTTCAGTGCTTATGAGGGCGGAGATCCAGCAGCTCCATATGCTGAAGTAAATGAAAAAGCTACCCAAGGAAATGTTTCCAAAGTAAATGATCGCTACCATAGAGATCCTGTAAATGAGCCATACATGCTTTTAGGTTATTCTGAGCAGCAGTTGATCTTAGCAGAGGCAGCAGTGAAAGGATGGATTTCGGCAGACCCGCAAGCATTATATGAGTCTGCGGTAAAAGCTTCCTTTAAGTTTTATGAGATGTACTCTGAAAACTACGGTTCTTACGTGACTGAAGAAGCTGCAAATAACTATTTGGCCAAGCCGATCAATAATTTTGCTTCAGCGATGAGTGAGGAAGAGCAGGTTCAGTTGATCATTATGCAGAAGTATTTGCAGTCTTTCTTCCAGTTGGGGTGGACCTCATTCTATGATCATCATAGGACAGGAGGCTATCCTAGCTTCAGAAGACCTGCAGGGGTTGAAATCCCTTACAGATGGATTTACCCACAATCTGAATACAACTATAATGCTGAAAATGTAACTGCAGCAATTACCAGACAGTTTGGAGAAGGTAATGACCAAATTGATGAGATGACTTGGTGGCTGGAGTAG
- a CDS encoding peptidylprolyl isomerase, which translates to MKKLLILLTLVFSVASCHIRTDKTYPIGQIITPKGEMLFWLYEETPIHKESFIELANAHYWDSLTFNRVIEGFVIQGGCPDTPEGFSDSPYLLQPEFVNNIKHVYGAVGAGRDDNPEKLSAGCQLYIVHDKNGIERLDGNYTIFGQVFKGLDVLDAIAHVPTDSTDTPFADITMQVNLIEMTAQELKENGYEVKE; encoded by the coding sequence ATGAAAAAGCTTCTCATCCTTCTCACGTTGGTCTTTTCTGTGGCTTCTTGTCATATCAGGACAGACAAAACCTACCCCATTGGACAGATCATCACGCCCAAGGGTGAGATGCTTTTTTGGCTTTATGAAGAAACTCCTATTCACAAAGAAAGCTTTATCGAATTGGCCAATGCCCATTATTGGGACTCCTTGACTTTTAATCGGGTGATCGAAGGGTTTGTTATCCAGGGAGGTTGCCCTGATACACCTGAAGGTTTTAGCGACTCTCCTTATTTGCTGCAACCTGAGTTTGTCAATAACATCAAGCACGTTTATGGAGCAGTGGGGGCAGGTCGTGATGATAACCCGGAAAAACTATCTGCCGGTTGTCAGCTATATATTGTCCATGACAAAAATGGCATTGAAAGGCTTGATGGGAATTACACTATTTTCGGGCAGGTTTTTAAGGGACTGGATGTCTTGGATGCTATCGCCCATGTCCCAACCGACTCTACGGACACGCCTTTCGCAGATATCACCATGCAGGTGAACCTGATCGAAATGACAGCCCAAGAATTGAAAGAAAACGGCTATGAAGTAAAAGAATAA
- a CDS encoding RidA family protein — translation MANSIIYSKDAPAPIGPYSQAVQAGNTLFVSGQIALDSESGELINENITEETHAVMKNLDAILTEAGYSFGDVVKCSIFIKNMDDFGTINEAYGQYFKSNPPARETVEVSRLPKDVQVEISCIAIKA, via the coding sequence ATGGCAAACAGTATTATTTATTCAAAGGATGCACCAGCTCCTATTGGTCCTTATAGCCAAGCGGTGCAAGCTGGAAATACACTTTTCGTTTCAGGTCAGATAGCTTTGGATTCCGAAAGTGGTGAGTTGATCAATGAAAACATTACGGAAGAAACCCATGCTGTAATGAAAAATTTGGATGCAATTTTGACAGAAGCAGGATATAGTTTTGGTGATGTCGTAAAATGTTCTATTTTTATTAAAAACATGGATGATTTCGGGACCATTAACGAAGCTTATGGTCAATACTTCAAGTCTAACCCACCTGCAAGGGAGACTGTGGAGGTAAGCAGATTACCAAAAGATGTACAGGTAGAAATTTCCTGCATCGCAATAAAAGCCTAA
- a CDS encoding phosphocholine-specific phospholipase C, with amino-acid sequence MKDSRRDFLKKAALLTGGAGIWSVLPASIEKAMAISPDPGTTFYNAEHVVLLMQENRSFDHCFGTLKGVRGYNDPRAISLPDKNPVWLQPDKNGNRFAPFRFDIKDTKATWMRDIPHSWENQVDARNEGKYNGWIEAKRSGRKEFRDVPMTMGYYSREDIPFYYALADAFTVCDQHFCASLTGTTTNRNYFWTGKTHADGEKAKVRNGEMGYREEVNWATFPDRLEDNGISWKVYQNEVSVGADVEDSSLLANFTDNNLEWFTQFGVRFTPGHYDYLKKRQKALPKELKELEKELKNPEANQEELQKKIAEKKEDITQLKTYLAKWNPKQFKKLSEREQSLHQKAFTTNIGDPNYHKVETLAYTDNGEARETKIPKGDILHQFRKDVKEGKLPAVSWVVAPQKFSDHPSAPWYGAWYVSEVMDILTQNPEVWKKTIFILNYDENDGYFDHVPPFVAPNPNDPDDGKASSGLDVTGEFVTKEEELKVGFKERDARTSPVGLGYRVPLVIASPWSRGGWVNSQVCDITSTIKFMEKWLSHKTGKNIHEPNISAWRREISGDLTSAFRPYNGEEIDLPEWVDRNQHVQQIYNAQFKELPTNFTALSADEAKDIGLNPKSSNVLPQQEPGTKPSNALKYELYADGHVSADGKYFTIKFKAGQDIFGEEAFGAPFNVYAPGNYWNKEKSIFEPVKTWAFAVKSGDELAYQWPLEAFEDGQYHLRVYGPNGYFREFMGNAQGPRVEVNTEVLKKKGDFTNSLKITISNASNLQAVNLRLADDTYQQLEKTFTVQSGSSESFTLDVSKNHGWYDFKLQSPGVENFEVRYAGRLEIGKDSISDPFMGREI; translated from the coding sequence ATGAAGGATTCAAGAAGAGACTTTCTTAAGAAAGCAGCACTTTTAACTGGAGGAGCAGGCATTTGGAGTGTTTTGCCGGCATCAATAGAAAAAGCCATGGCGATTTCACCTGACCCTGGCACTACTTTTTACAATGCAGAGCACGTTGTGCTTTTGATGCAAGAAAACAGGTCGTTTGACCATTGTTTTGGAACCCTCAAAGGGGTTAGGGGCTATAACGACCCTAGGGCTATTTCCTTGCCAGACAAGAACCCTGTCTGGTTGCAGCCAGATAAAAATGGCAATCGCTTTGCACCATTTAGATTTGATATCAAAGACACCAAAGCCACATGGATGAGGGATATTCCTCACTCGTGGGAAAACCAGGTGGATGCCCGCAATGAAGGCAAATATAATGGCTGGATAGAAGCCAAAAGATCCGGCCGAAAGGAATTCAGGGATGTGCCTATGACCATGGGGTATTATAGCCGAGAGGATATTCCTTTTTATTATGCCTTGGCAGATGCGTTTACGGTTTGTGATCAGCATTTTTGCGCTTCTTTGACTGGTACCACAACTAACAGAAATTATTTTTGGACAGGAAAAACGCACGCTGATGGTGAAAAGGCAAAAGTAAGAAATGGAGAAATGGGCTATCGAGAAGAAGTTAACTGGGCTACATTTCCAGATAGATTGGAGGATAACGGCATTTCTTGGAAAGTTTATCAAAATGAGGTGAGCGTAGGTGCGGATGTAGAGGACAGTTCACTATTGGCCAATTTTACAGATAATAACCTAGAGTGGTTTACCCAGTTTGGTGTTCGCTTTACTCCTGGCCATTATGATTACCTGAAGAAAAGGCAAAAAGCCCTTCCTAAAGAGCTAAAGGAATTGGAAAAGGAATTGAAAAATCCGGAGGCCAATCAAGAGGAACTTCAGAAAAAGATTGCAGAGAAAAAGGAGGACATCACTCAGCTAAAAACTTATTTGGCCAAATGGAATCCAAAACAGTTTAAGAAGCTATCCGAAAGAGAGCAAAGCCTGCATCAGAAGGCATTTACTACCAATATAGGCGATCCTAATTACCATAAAGTAGAGACTTTGGCTTATACCGATAATGGAGAAGCCAGAGAAACCAAAATACCAAAGGGAGATATTCTCCATCAGTTCAGGAAGGATGTCAAAGAAGGTAAATTGCCTGCGGTCTCTTGGGTTGTGGCACCGCAAAAATTTTCCGATCATCCAAGCGCTCCTTGGTATGGCGCATGGTACGTGTCGGAAGTGATGGATATTTTAACCCAAAATCCTGAGGTTTGGAAGAAGACCATTTTCATTTTAAACTATGATGAAAATGATGGTTACTTTGATCATGTTCCTCCTTTTGTGGCTCCAAATCCCAATGATCCTGACGACGGAAAGGCTTCATCTGGCCTTGATGTAACCGGCGAATTTGTAACCAAAGAAGAGGAGTTGAAGGTTGGTTTTAAGGAACGAGATGCCAGGACCAGTCCAGTAGGCTTAGGGTACAGGGTACCATTAGTGATTGCTTCCCCATGGAGCAGAGGAGGTTGGGTAAACTCACAAGTTTGTGATATTACTTCCACCATCAAATTCATGGAGAAATGGTTGTCGCATAAGACAGGAAAAAATATTCATGAGCCCAATATCAGTGCTTGGAGAAGAGAAATAAGTGGTGATTTGACATCAGCATTTCGACCTTATAATGGTGAGGAGATTGACTTACCGGAATGGGTAGATCGTAACCAACATGTTCAGCAGATTTATAATGCGCAGTTTAAAGAATTGCCAACCAACTTTACAGCCCTTTCTGCTGATGAGGCCAAGGATATTGGTTTGAACCCAAAGAGTTCGAATGTCCTTCCCCAGCAAGAACCAGGTACGAAGCCTTCGAATGCATTAAAGTATGAGTTGTATGCTGATGGCCATGTCAGTGCTGACGGAAAATATTTTACGATCAAGTTCAAGGCTGGCCAAGACATTTTTGGTGAAGAAGCTTTTGGAGCACCATTTAATGTGTATGCACCTGGCAATTATTGGAATAAGGAGAAATCGATTTTCGAACCGGTGAAAACCTGGGCTTTTGCGGTTAAATCAGGAGATGAGTTGGCGTATCAATGGCCATTAGAAGCTTTTGAAGATGGACAATATCATTTGAGGGTATATGGACCTAATGGATATTTCAGGGAATTTATGGGCAATGCCCAGGGGCCAAGGGTTGAGGTCAATACAGAAGTATTAAAGAAGAAAGGTGATTTTACCAACAGCCTGAAAATTACCATTTCTAATGCCAGTAATTTACAGGCCGTGAATTTACGCTTGGCCGATGATACATATCAGCAACTGGAGAAGACGTTTACCGTTCAGTCAGGTTCTTCAGAAAGCTTTACTTTGGATGTGAGCAAGAATCACGGATGGTATGACTTTAAGTTGCAATCTCCCGGGGTGGAGAATTTTGAAGTACGTTACGCTGGAAGGTTGGAAATTGGGAAAGACAGCATTTCTGATCCGTTTATGGGAAGAGAAATATAG
- the fumC gene encoding class II fumarate hydratase has protein sequence MKYRIEKDTMGPVEVPADKYWGAQTQRSINNFKIGGERNRMPLEITHAFAILKKSAALTNASLGVLAQEKADTIAKVCDEILEGKLDDQFPLVIWQTGSGTQSNMNANEVIAYRGHVLNGGTLEDEKKTIHPNDDVNKSQSSNDTFPTAMHIAAYKMVVETTIPGVEKLRDTLKSKSAQFMDVVKIGRTHFMDATPLTLGQEFSGYVAQLDHGVRALKNTLAHLSELALGGTAVGTGLNTPKGYAEMVAEKIAEFSGQPFITAPNKFESLAAHDAIVETHGALKQLAVSLMKIANDIRMLSSGPRSGIGEILIPENEPGSSIMPGKVNPTQAEAMTMVCAQVIGNDTAVSVGGSNGHFELNVFKPMMIHNLLTSARLLGDACVSFHDNCVIGIEPNRPFIKKHLENSLMLVTALNTHIGYENAAAIAKKAHKEGTSLREAAIALGLLTDEQFDEWVKPEDMIGSLK, from the coding sequence ATGAAATATAGAATAGAAAAAGACACCATGGGTCCGGTAGAAGTCCCTGCGGACAAATACTGGGGTGCCCAAACCCAAAGATCCATCAACAACTTTAAGATTGGTGGTGAACGTAACCGAATGCCTTTGGAGATCACCCATGCTTTTGCCATTTTGAAAAAATCTGCGGCCTTGACCAATGCTTCTTTGGGAGTTCTGGCACAAGAAAAAGCCGATACCATTGCCAAAGTTTGTGATGAGATTTTGGAAGGTAAGCTGGATGATCAATTCCCATTGGTGATCTGGCAGACGGGTTCTGGAACCCAATCCAATATGAATGCCAATGAAGTGATTGCCTACAGAGGTCATGTGCTGAATGGCGGTACTTTGGAAGACGAGAAGAAAACCATCCACCCAAATGATGATGTGAACAAATCTCAGTCTTCTAATGATACTTTCCCTACTGCCATGCATATTGCTGCCTATAAAATGGTGGTGGAGACTACCATTCCGGGAGTGGAAAAGTTGAGAGATACCCTGAAGAGCAAATCAGCGCAATTCATGGATGTAGTGAAAATTGGTAGGACCCACTTTATGGATGCGACTCCTTTGACCTTAGGGCAAGAGTTTTCCGGGTATGTTGCCCAGCTTGATCATGGGGTTAGAGCCTTGAAAAATACTTTGGCCCACCTTTCTGAGCTGGCTTTGGGAGGTACTGCTGTAGGTACCGGCCTGAATACTCCAAAGGGCTATGCAGAGATGGTCGCTGAAAAGATTGCAGAATTTTCAGGTCAACCATTTATCACTGCTCCAAACAAATTTGAATCATTGGCAGCGCATGATGCCATTGTGGAAACTCACGGAGCATTGAAGCAATTGGCCGTTAGCTTGATGAAGATTGCCAATGACATTAGGATGCTTTCTTCTGGTCCTAGGTCTGGAATCGGTGAAATTCTTATTCCAGAAAATGAGCCGGGTTCTTCTATCATGCCAGGTAAGGTAAACCCAACCCAAGCGGAAGCCATGACCATGGTTTGTGCCCAGGTGATAGGGAACGATACGGCAGTTTCTGTAGGTGGTTCTAATGGTCATTTTGAACTGAATGTGTTCAAACCGATGATGATCCACAACCTATTGACTTCTGCTAGATTGTTGGGTGATGCATGTGTTTCTTTCCATGATAATTGTGTGATTGGTATTGAGCCAAACAGGCCATTTATCAAGAAACATTTGGAGAATTCTTTGATGTTGGTGACAGCCTTGAACACACATATCGGTTATGAAAATGCTGCAGCAATCGCCAAGAAAGCCCATAAAGAGGGCACTAGCCTTCGTGAAGCCGCCATTGCTTTAGGTTTGTTGACTGATGAGCAGTTTGATGAGTGGGTAAAGCCGGAAGATATGATTGGGAGCTTAAAGTAA